From a single Oscillospiraceae bacterium genomic region:
- the lysS gene encoding lysine--tRNA ligase, which produces MEEKELSQLLQVRRDKLSELQAEGRDPFQITKYDRTHTTKQITEGYTTEERTITVREEEQQITAKISPLDGQTVSVAGRIMSKRGMGKVGFIHIADIDGQIQLFVKKDVLGEDEYNHFKKLDTGDIIGAVGVVFTTQTGEISVRAEKITLLSKSLQPLPEKFHGMTNTDLRYRQRYTDLIMNRDVKDTFIKRSKIISTIRKYLDGQGFLEVETPMLVSNAGGAAARPFLTHSNALGEEFKLRISLELYLKRLIVGGLERVYEIGRVFRNEGVDTRHNPEFTLMELYQAYTDYHGMMDLTENLYRHVAQEVLGTTKIVYNGIEMDLGQPFERITMLDAVKKYSGVDFNEIHTQEEAQAVAKEHHVEFEKHHKKGDILNLFFEEFVEDHLIQPTFVMDHPVEISPLTKKKPENPDYVERFEFFMNGWEMANAYSELNDPIDQRERFKAQEELLSLGDEEANTTDEDFMNALEIGMAPTGGIGFGIDRMCMLLTDSLAIRDVLLFPTMKSLDK; this is translated from the coding sequence ATGGAAGAAAAAGAATTATCACAGCTGTTGCAGGTAAGAAGAGACAAGCTTTCCGAGCTTCAGGCAGAAGGCAGAGACCCCTTCCAGATTACCAAGTATGACCGTACTCATACCACCAAACAGATTACCGAAGGTTACACCACCGAAGAAAGAACCATCACCGTAAGAGAAGAAGAACAGCAGATTACTGCCAAAATCTCTCCCTTAGACGGACAGACCGTATCCGTTGCCGGCAGAATCATGTCCAAACGCGGTATGGGTAAAGTTGGTTTTATCCATATTGCAGATATTGACGGTCAGATTCAGTTGTTTGTGAAAAAAGATGTGCTGGGCGAAGACGAATACAATCATTTCAAAAAACTGGATACCGGTGACATTATCGGTGCAGTTGGCGTGGTATTTACCACCCAGACCGGTGAAATCTCCGTAAGAGCAGAAAAAATCACCCTTCTCTCTAAATCTTTACAGCCCTTGCCCGAAAAATTCCACGGTATGACCAACACCGACTTAAGATACCGTCAGCGTTATACCGACCTGATTATGAACCGTGACGTAAAGGACACCTTTATCAAACGTTCCAAAATCATTTCCACCATCCGTAAATACTTAGACGGTCAGGGATTTTTGGAAGTGGAAACTCCTATGCTGGTTTCCAATGCGGGCGGTGCGGCAGCGCGTCCCTTCTTAACTCATTCCAATGCATTGGGCGAAGAATTTAAATTAAGAATTTCTTTGGAATTATACTTAAAACGTCTGATTGTTGGCGGTTTGGAACGAGTGTACGAAATCGGCAGAGTATTCCGTAACGAAGGTGTTGACACCCGTCATAACCCCGAATTCACCTTAATGGAATTATATCAGGCATACACCGATTATCACGGTATGATGGACTTAACCGAAAATCTGTACCGTCACGTGGCACAGGAAGTGTTAGGCACTACCAAAATCGTGTATAACGGCATCGAAATGGATTTAGGTCAGCCTTTCGAAAGAATCACCATGTTAGACGCTGTGAAAAAATATTCTGGTGTTGATTTCAACGAAATCCACACTCAGGAAGAAGCTCAGGCAGTGGCAAAAGAACACCACGTGGAATTTGAAAAACACCATAAGAAAGGTGACATCTTGAATCTGTTCTTTGAAGAATTTGTTGAAGATCACTTAATTCAGCCCACCTTTGTTATGGATCACCCCGTGGAAATTTCTCCCTTAACCAAAAAGAAACCCGAAAATCCCGACTATGTGGAACGTTTCGAGTTCTTTATGAACGGTTGGGAAATGGCAAATGCGTACTCCGAGTTAAACGACCCCATCGACCAGAGAGAACGTTTCAAAGCACAGGAAGAACTGCTCTCCTTGGGTGATGAAGAAGCAAACACCACCGACGAAGACTTTATGAATGCGTTGGAAATCGGTATGGCTCCCACCGGCGGTATCGGATTTGGTATCGACCGTATGTGTATGTTATTAACCGACTCTTTGGCAATCCGCGATGTGCTCTTGTTCCCCACCATGAAAAGTCTGGATAAATAA
- a CDS encoding sugar transferase has protein sequence MKRLFDIVFALVFGIIMLPAMLVIALLIKLDSPGKVFYIQERVGKNGKSFKMLKFRTMIANAEKGIPVWADTNDPRCTKLGRKLRSCRLDELPQMWNILLGHMSVVGPRPERQCFYDEFEIYIHGFKHRLAVKPGLTGLAQVNGGYDLLPEEKIVYDMEYIKRRNLWLDIKIIFKTIKVILKKEGVK, from the coding sequence TTGAAACGCTTGTTTGACATTGTTTTTGCCTTGGTTTTCGGCATCATCATGTTGCCTGCGATGCTGGTGATTGCCTTACTGATTAAATTGGATTCTCCCGGAAAAGTGTTCTATATCCAGGAGCGTGTGGGCAAAAACGGAAAATCGTTTAAAATGCTGAAATTCCGAACAATGATTGCCAATGCGGAAAAAGGAATTCCCGTTTGGGCAGACACAAACGACCCCCGTTGCACCAAACTTGGCAGAAAGCTGCGAAGTTGTCGCTTGGATGAGCTCCCCCAGATGTGGAACATTTTATTGGGGCATATGAGCGTGGTTGGCCCCCGCCCCGAACGACAATGTTTCTATGATGAATTCGAAATTTATATCCACGGTTTCAAACATCGCCTGGCTGTAAAACCCGGGCTCACCGGACTGGCGCAGGTAAACGGAGGATATGATTTACTCCCCGAAGAAAAAATCGTGTATGATATGGAATATATTAAACGCCGTAATTTATGGCTGGATATCAAAATCATTTTTAAAACCATTAAAGTAATCTTAAAAAAAGAGGGCGTGAAATAG
- a CDS encoding glycosyltransferase, whose product MNYSVLMSIYHKEQPEFFQAAVESMLNQTVPPSDFVIVCDGALTKELDAVIAAFCQTNPQLFQIIRLPENQGLGLALKEGLPHCREALVARMDSDDIATKDRMHKQLQFLKEHPEISVVGAQIAEFEETPDRIIRYRMVPEYQKDILHKLKFSNPVNHVTTVFRKEHVLNAGSYPDHPGFEDYHLWTKLLSEGYVFHNLPDTCCFVRADAHMLKRRDGWTYFKNTVKMEKLLRKKKLISPWQYLVNITVRFGGTVLLPHGLRKKLFSKLMRKQPAKEQNA is encoded by the coding sequence GTGAACTATTCAGTGCTGATGTCAATATACCATAAAGAACAGCCGGAATTTTTTCAGGCTGCTGTTGAAAGTATGCTGAATCAGACTGTTCCCCCTTCCGACTTTGTAATTGTTTGCGACGGTGCTTTAACCAAAGAATTAGATGCAGTGATTGCAGCATTTTGCCAAACCAATCCCCAACTGTTTCAAATTATCCGTTTACCAGAAAACCAAGGCTTGGGGCTTGCCTTAAAAGAAGGACTTCCCCACTGTAGAGAAGCATTGGTTGCTCGTATGGATTCAGACGATATTGCAACGAAAGACCGTATGCACAAACAACTGCAATTCTTAAAAGAGCATCCCGAAATCAGCGTGGTTGGTGCTCAGATTGCAGAATTTGAAGAAACCCCCGACCGGATTATCCGGTATCGGATGGTTCCCGAATATCAAAAAGATATTCTTCACAAACTGAAATTTTCCAATCCTGTAAACCATGTAACTACCGTGTTTCGAAAAGAACATGTATTAAACGCGGGAAGTTATCCCGATCATCCCGGCTTTGAAGACTATCATCTTTGGACAAAGCTGTTATCAGAAGGATATGTATTCCACAATCTTCCCGATACCTGCTGTTTTGTACGGGCAGATGCCCACATGTTAAAACGACGTGACGGTTGGACCTATTTTAAAAACACAGTAAAAATGGAAAAACTGCTTCGGAAAAAGAAACTGATTTCTCCCTGGCAGTATCTTGTGAATATCACCGTCCGATTCGGGGGCACTGTTTTGCTTCCTCACGGACTCAGAAAAAAATTATTCTCAAAATTGATGAGAAAGCAACCTGCAAAAGAACAAAATGCTTAG
- a CDS encoding glycosyltransferase: MLRRIPMVLLHIAHIETAIVGGVNIAVPKMVHAQKEFATVGIINLTGEPIESVPTFCLEDFFHKKIPEPFQKPDLVIFHEVYRPPFLKLASFFKKENIPYIVIPHGCMTKTAQQKKILKKIAANLLLFGHFLKNAASIQYLSHREQNQSAFSYPSLVLPNGIKIPEESKTTSLSKPIRFLYIGRLEIGIKGFDLMLGAINLQKETMRDACAILTIHGPEDDSSREELQKLIERYEISDIVHLQGEVWGENKKKAFLSSDYFIQTSRSEGMPMGLLEALAHGLPVIVTEGTGFAELVNENHCGFGCQTTPEDIALAVQKAITQQCNYPAQSQRARALIQDNFEEKAVAKKTITAYQTLLT; this comes from the coding sequence ATGCTTAGGAGAATTCCTATGGTACTTCTACATATCGCACATATCGAAACCGCCATCGTGGGCGGTGTGAATATCGCAGTGCCTAAAATGGTGCATGCTCAAAAAGAGTTTGCCACCGTAGGTATCATAAACTTAACAGGAGAACCAATTGAATCTGTACCCACCTTCTGTTTGGAAGATTTCTTTCACAAAAAAATACCCGAACCCTTTCAAAAACCTGATCTGGTAATTTTTCACGAAGTGTATCGTCCCCCGTTTTTAAAACTTGCCTCTTTTTTCAAAAAAGAGAATATTCCTTATATCGTGATTCCTCACGGTTGTATGACAAAAACGGCACAACAAAAGAAAATTTTAAAAAAAATTGCAGCAAATCTGTTATTATTTGGTCACTTTTTAAAAAATGCCGCTTCCATTCAGTACTTATCCCACAGGGAACAGAATCAATCTGCATTTTCCTATCCCTCGCTGGTGTTGCCAAATGGAATCAAAATCCCCGAAGAATCCAAAACGACTTCCTTATCCAAACCGATCAGATTTCTGTATATCGGACGCTTGGAAATTGGCATCAAAGGATTTGATCTGATGCTAGGCGCAATTAACCTGCAAAAAGAAACCATGCGAGATGCATGCGCAATCCTGACGATTCACGGTCCCGAAGACGATTCTTCCCGTGAAGAACTACAAAAACTCATTGAACGCTACGAAATTTCAGATATTGTTCATCTGCAAGGAGAAGTGTGGGGAGAAAACAAGAAAAAAGCCTTTCTTTCTTCCGATTATTTTATCCAGACCTCTCGTAGCGAAGGAATGCCAATGGGTCTTTTAGAAGCCTTAGCTCACGGATTACCCGTAATTGTAACCGAAGGAACAGGCTTTGCAGAACTTGTGAATGAAAATCACTGCGGTTTTGGTTGCCAAACCACCCCAGAAGACATTGCACTTGCCGTCCAAAAGGCAATTACGCAACAATGCAATTATCCCGCGCAATCCCAACGTGCAAGAGCGCTGATTCAAGATAATTTTGAAGAAAAAGCAGTAGCAAAAAAAACAATTACCGCTTACCAAACTCTTCTTACATAA
- a CDS encoding glycosyltransferase family 2 protein — translation MTNNPLFSIVVPAYNSEQFLSMCIRSVLSQSESDFELLIVDDGSSDNTLSILQKLSQTDARIKVFHQENKGHTGARNTGLKNATGEYVLFLDSDDGLEPDVLKQCKNAFQKDSSDIVIFGICQHFGTKTKQFQNLVPDGHYNLQDLDNAVLPNLLMAPNGTFTFPKSLSGKAFRREIINPCQLKIPSDILMGEDGLAFVHAVLLAKSVSVISDVNYLYYLRTDSVSHQKDPLAFSRFTSLLQYYQETVVPLHPCISEQFDRFVIAQLDTATRFLFRSGCSLKQFKKQWKQITAPDYIKQAIQSAKFDQKDKKGRKMKLKHFLQRHQLFWLSKLLLK, via the coding sequence ATGACAAACAACCCCTTGTTTTCCATCGTTGTGCCTGCTTATAACAGCGAGCAATTCTTATCGATGTGTATCCGGAGCGTACTCTCTCAGAGCGAATCAGACTTTGAACTGCTGATTGTGGATGACGGTTCTTCCGATAATACTTTATCCATCCTACAAAAATTGTCGCAAACAGATGCTCGCATCAAGGTGTTTCATCAGGAAAACAAAGGACACACCGGTGCCAGAAACACAGGTCTGAAAAACGCCACCGGAGAATATGTTTTATTTTTAGACAGTGATGACGGATTGGAACCCGATGTGTTAAAACAATGTAAAAACGCATTCCAAAAGGATTCCTCCGACATTGTTATCTTCGGAATCTGTCAACACTTCGGCACCAAAACCAAACAGTTTCAGAATCTGGTGCCGGACGGGCATTACAATCTGCAGGACCTCGATAATGCGGTGCTTCCCAACCTGTTGATGGCACCCAATGGAACCTTCACCTTCCCGAAATCCTTAAGCGGAAAAGCATTCCGACGGGAAATAATCAACCCCTGTCAGCTAAAAATTCCTTCTGATATTTTAATGGGAGAAGACGGACTTGCCTTTGTACACGCCGTATTGTTGGCAAAAAGTGTCAGCGTGATTTCCGATGTGAACTATTTATATTACCTAAGAACAGACTCTGTGTCACATCAGAAAGACCCCCTGGCATTTTCCCGATTTACTTCCCTGCTTCAATATTATCAGGAAACGGTTGTTCCCCTTCATCCTTGTATCAGCGAGCAATTTGACCGTTTTGTAATTGCCCAATTAGATACGGCAACACGTTTTTTATTCCGTTCAGGCTGTAGTTTGAAACAATTCAAAAAACAATGGAAGCAAATCACCGCCCCCGATTACATCAAACAAGCTATCCAATCTGCAAAATTCGACCAAAAAGATAAAAAAGGCAGAAAAATGAAACTGAAACATTTTCTGCAACGCCATCAATTATTTTGGCTCAGTAAACTATTGCTGAAATAA
- a CDS encoding LicD family protein has translation MQQITEITKIQSHLAELLAHFADFCKKHNLTFFLSNGTLIGAVKYQNFVPWDDDCDVMMPREDYDKFLTLYKEHYPHAKYRLLSRVTSETWRMPYAKLSDTATLLREGDYEFGEELGISLDIFPIDRWHPNKKRAIFQTFRAELYKRFLICANAPSFQTEKKGIKRFILWGIHITGKVYGWKRLQKKLCNMAEKSHKYPNTYVGCVAWCCHGTGEILPSCVFSNAVDVTFQGKTYPAPAGYDQYLTNLYGEWRKELPPEKQKSNHNIEVFKKDVEEI, from the coding sequence TTGCAACAAATCACCGAGATTACCAAAATCCAATCCCATCTGGCTGAACTGTTAGCCCATTTTGCCGATTTTTGCAAAAAACATAACCTCACCTTCTTTTTATCCAACGGCACCTTGATCGGAGCTGTCAAATACCAGAACTTTGTTCCCTGGGATGACGACTGCGATGTGATGATGCCAAGAGAAGACTACGATAAGTTCTTAACATTATATAAAGAGCATTATCCTCATGCCAAATATCGTCTGCTTTCCCGGGTAACATCCGAAACCTGGCGAATGCCCTATGCAAAATTATCCGACACCGCAACCCTTTTAAGAGAAGGGGATTATGAATTCGGAGAAGAACTGGGGATTTCTTTAGATATTTTCCCCATAGACCGTTGGCATCCCAACAAAAAAAGAGCAATCTTCCAAACATTTCGGGCAGAGCTTTACAAACGTTTTTTAATCTGTGCCAATGCGCCCTCTTTCCAAACTGAGAAAAAAGGCATCAAACGCTTCATCCTTTGGGGTATTCATATCACAGGAAAGGTATACGGCTGGAAGCGGTTGCAAAAAAAACTTTGCAATATGGCTGAAAAATCCCATAAATACCCCAATACTTACGTGGGCTGTGTGGCATGGTGTTGCCACGGAACAGGTGAAATTCTGCCGTCCTGCGTATTTTCAAACGCCGTGGATGTGACTTTTCAAGGAAAAACCTACCCTGCTCCCGCAGGTTATGACCAATATCTCACCAACTTATACGGAGAATGGAGAAAGGAACTCCCTCCCGAAAAACAAAAATCCAATCACAACATTGAGGTTTTCAAGAAAGATGTCGAAGAAATCTAA